The sequence below is a genomic window from Streptomyces sp. B21-105.
GCCCTGCTCGCCTCCCCACAGGGCGTCGAAGGCGGGCTGGACGGAGGCGGTGAGGCCCAGTTCGGCGAAGGCGGCGACGGTCTCGGGCGTGAGCATCTCCGCGTGCTCCACTCGGTGGCGGGCGGCGCGGATCCGGGCGAGGCCGGTCTTCTCGGCGGCGGCGCGGACGCCCTCGACGACGGCCGTGACGGCGGCGTCGCCGATGGCGTGGAAGCCGGCCTGGAGTCCTGCTTCGGTGCAGGCCGCCACGTGGGCGGCGACCTCGTCGGCGTCCAGGTAAGCGGCCCCGGTGTGGCCGGCGTCGGCGTACGGGGTGTGCAGACAGGCGGTGTGGGAGCCGAGGGCTCCGTCGACGAACAGGTCTCCCGCGGCTCCGAGGGCGCCCAGTTCGCGGGCCTTGTCGACGTCTCGCTCCGCCCAGTAGCCGACGACGCGCGGGCCGGGGGTCTCGGCGGCGAGCCGCAGCAGGTCGGTGAAGTCGTCCTCGGAGGAGATCTCCGGGCCGGCGCACTCGTGGACGGAGCCGATACCGAGGGAGGCGGCGTGGGCGAGGGCGGTCCGCTGGGCCTCGGTGCGCTGGGCGGGCGTCACGGCTGCGAACGCGGCGGCGCGGACGGTGTGGTGGGCGCCGCGGGTGAGCGGCTCGCCGTCGGCGAAGCCGGCCGCGTCCCGGGCCCGGGGGGCGAGTGCCAACAGTGCGGTGGTGACCGCGGCCGAGTGGACGTCGATTCGGCTGAGGTAGAGCGGTCGGCCGCCGGCCGCCTCGTCCAGTTCCTCCCGCCGGGGCGGACGGCCCTCCGGCCAGCGGGAGGCGTCCCAACCATGGCCCAGCAGCACCTTGTCCTGCGGACGGGACGCCGCGAACGCGCGCACCAGGGCGAGAGCGGCCGCCAGGGAGGGGGCCGCGGACAGGTCGAGGCCGGTGAGTGTGAGGCCGGTTGACGTGGTGTGCACATGGGCGTCGGTGAACGCCGGGGTGACGAGGGCGCCGTCCAGGTCGACCACCTCGTCGACGCCGCCTGCGAAGGCGTCGGCGGCGCCCTCGGAGCCGACCCAGGCGACCTGGCCGCGTTCGACGACCATCGCGGTCGCGAACGGATCGGCGGGGCTGTGGACCTCTCCTCGGCGGAGCAGGACGGTCTTCGGCTCGGGGGCGTGCTCACTCATGGGGAACAGTCTCGCGCCTCCCCGGGGGCGCCCGTGCCCCAGGGGGCTCGCCCGCCCCTCAGCGGCCTTTCAGATCCGCGGCGGCCGGGCCTCGTAGGGGGTGGACAGGACGACCGTCGTGCGCGTCGACACTCCGGCGAGCGCCCTGAGCCGCCCCAGCAGCTCCTCCAGTTCGTGCGGGGTGGCCACGCGCACCTTGAGGATGTAGTTCTCGTCACCGGCCACGCTGTGGCAGGCCTCGATCTCGGGCACGTCCCCCAGCCGCTCGGCGATGTCGTCGGGGGCGCTGGGGTCGAACGGCTTCACCGAGATGAAGGCGGTCAGGGGCAGCCCGACGGCCTCCGAGTCGACGACGGCCGCGTACCCGCGGATGACGCCGCGCTGTTCCAGCCTGCGCACCCGCTGGTGCACGGCAGATGTGGACAGGCCCGTGGCCTTGCCCAGATCGGTGTAGCTCATCCGCCCGTCCTTGACGAGCAGCTGCACGATTTGTCGGTCCAGCTCCTCCATGACGCAAGAACTTACAGGCAGCGCGATCTCCGCGTATACCTATGCAGCGCAGGTCATACCCTGTTTGTGATGTGCGGCGAGCGCCCGCCGGGGCCACCGGGCATCGCCCGGTGCGCCGCTCGCGCGCGGGGCACCTGCAAGCGGCATGTGACGAATGCCACAGCACTCGTGAACTCTTGGTGATGCACCGGTGGTTACCGCCGGGACGGGCTGGGAAGTGCTTGCTGTGGTCGAGGCCGCACTGCCGTCACGACCCAGCCCGAGGGGGAGAATCACATGCAGAGTCCCAAGCGCCCTGGTCGCACCACGCCCAAGCGGCTCCAGTCCGTCGGCGAGCCCGAGCCGGAGGGCGTCGAACCCTTCGACGCCGACAGCCTCGACGGTGACGACGCCGAGCACGCCGACGCGTACGACACCTTCGAGATGTACCGGGTGATCTGCCCGGACTGCGCCCAGCCGATCGCGCTGCTGGCGGACGAGGAGAGCCTGCCCGAGCACGCGTTGTGCGCCTCTCCGTGGAACCCGTTCGGGCTCACCGTCTGCGCCGGCACGGGGCGCAGGGCGGCCGAGGCCCGCCCCGCGGACGAGTCCGCGGAACTCCAGGAGCAGGACACCGCACTGCTGCTGACGCTCCCTCAGGGACTGGACTGGCGTACCCAGCCCTTCTCGCACGTCGGCGGGCCGGGTTCGCGCCCGATGCGTGTCCCGGCGATGCGCCGCGCGCAGCCGGCCAGCCGCCGCGCGGCCGCCTGAGCGGCGTTCCCGCGCCCGTCGGCTCGACTCGGCTCGACTCCCGTGACAGGACTGCACCATGGCCGGAAGGCCGGCGTGGTGCAGGATCGGCGCGCCCTGATCGTACGGACGGCGCCCCTTCCGCAGTACGTCCGCACGAACGTCGGAGCAGCCCGGGGCACATCCCGAACGCACGCGCACCCCTGCCCGCCGGTGACTCCGTCGTGCGGGCCCGCGTTGCCCTGGTATGACCCCCACCTACTCGGCTGCTCCCGGGCGTCACCGCCAGCACCTCGCGCCGATGGATCCGGAGCCGGTGCACGCAGAATCGGTTCCGCTGGCTCCGGCGCCCCCTCAGGATCCGCCCATCTACCGTGACCTGCTGCGGACTTGGGCCGACCGGGGCCGCACCCTGCCGGGCCGTCATGACCCGGAGTGGGTGCGGCTGGCCGCGCCGCAGGTGCGGCGGGGGCAGTTCAGTGGGTTCGCGGATCCGGTGGGCGACGGCCGATGACCCACCGGGCGGTGAGCTGCTTCAGGGCGATCAGGCAGCCCACCGGGTGAGGCGGCACGGGCGGCCGGAGCGGAGCCGTCCAGCAGCCGCCATGGACGGTCGGAGCGGAGCGCCATGAACGGCCGGAGCGGAGCGCCGTGGGCGCTCGCGGCGGTGCGGCCGCCTCGACAGGGCCGCTCCGTCGGCGGGTGTCCCGCTGTGCGCTTTAACCGCCGTCGATCCCCGCTTGTCGGATGCGCTGTCCGGATAGCCCGTCGGCGGGGCGCGCTGCGGCCCCGCCGACGGTGCGCCGGCGGCGCTTGCTCTGCCTGTCAGCCCTCTCGGCGGGTCGGCTTGGGCGCGGGAAAGGCGGGGTCGAGGTCTTCTATGGCATGCAGGGCCCCGCCCAAGGTCTTCACCAGCAGCTCGACCATGACCTCCCGGGTGAGATCGGGACGGTCGATCCACTCCAGTGTGGCCCCCTCGACGCTGCACACCCAGGCGAGCAGAGCCATGCGCGGCAGCGGCGGCACCTCGCCGAGGCCGTACGCGCCCTCGGCTATGGTCGCCACGATCGCCGCGCGCACCCCGTCCCGGATGCCGTGGACCTCGGTGTCGAAGCCGACGCCGCCGCTGACGATCGTGCGGTAGGCGGACTGGTTGTGCTCGGCGTAGCGCAGATAACCGTCGATGGTGCGCTGCACCCGGTCCACCTGGGGCAGTTCGAGGCCGCTCGCCGCGAAGGTGACCAGATCGGCGACCGAATCCTGGATGATGGCCAGGTAATAGCCGCGCTTGGACTGGAAGTAGTAGTAGATCAGCCCCTTGGCGACATGCGCCTGCCGGGCGATGTCATCCATCGAGAGCGCGTCGTAGGACGTGTCGGCGAACAACTTCCGGCCGATGGAGATGAGTTCGGCGCGACGCGCCAGTGAGCGCTCGGTGCCGCGCGCCCGGGGGCGTACGACTTCGCGCTGTTCACTGATATTCAATTTCGACCCTGGTCTCGGGCAGTCGGCGGGACACCGCAGTATGTCAGGTCAACCCGTGCGCCAGGTCACACCCGTCAGAGCAGTCCGAGCTGGGTGACCAGCATCGCGAGAACCGCGACGAGGACCCAGCCCAGGGCCTGCTCCAGGATCTTCGGGCCGTCGGTTTCGGGGCCGCCGGTACGGGTGTGGGTGGCAGTGGCTGTCTGAGCGGTCATGGTGTCTCGCTGAAGTCGGACGTACTGGTGGATCCCCCCACCGATCGTCCACCCTGCCACCCGTCAGGCCTTTTGGGGCAGAGATCTTGCTCACATCCGGATTCCCACCGCCGTCAGAGCCTGGCACTGGCGGGCGCTCGGACGCGCCGGGAAGTAGAGGTAGCAGACGCCGCCCGTGCCGGAGACGACGTTTCCCGTCGCGTTGTGCCGTTTCGTCCTGAGCCAGACGTTCTCGAACTCCCGCCGCGGGTACACCCGCCGCACCGCCGCGTCGTCCGCCGAGAACGGGTCGTTGGCGATCACGTCGCCCTCGGCGGTGAAGCCGACCACGGCCATCAGGTGCCCGGATGTCCCGTAGCCCGCTCCGGTGAGCTCCTCCTTGAGGAAGGACTGTGACGTCATGGCCGGGATCCCCGCGCCGATCAACGTC
It includes:
- a CDS encoding amidohydrolase, producing MSEHAPEPKTVLLRRGEVHSPADPFATAMVVERGQVAWVGSEGAADAFAGGVDEVVDLDGALVTPAFTDAHVHTTSTGLTLTGLDLSAAPSLAAALALVRAFAASRPQDKVLLGHGWDASRWPEGRPPRREELDEAAGGRPLYLSRIDVHSAAVTTALLALAPRARDAAGFADGEPLTRGAHHTVRAAAFAAVTPAQRTEAQRTALAHAASLGIGSVHECAGPEISSEDDFTDLLRLAAETPGPRVVGYWAERDVDKARELGALGAAGDLFVDGALGSHTACLHTPYADAGHTGAAYLDADEVAAHVAACTEAGLQAGFHAIGDAAVTAVVEGVRAAAEKTGLARIRAARHRVEHAEMLTPETVAAFAELGLTASVQPAFDALWGGEQGMYAQRLGTDRARTLNPFAALLRAGVPLAFGSDSPVTPLDPWGTVRAAAFHRTPDHRVSARAAFTAHTRGGWRAVGRDDAGVLVPGAPADYAVWRTDELVVQAPDDRVARWSTDPRSGTPGLPDLTPGNDLPVCLRTVVGGRTVFLRPGG
- a CDS encoding Lrp/AsnC family transcriptional regulator, producing MEELDRQIVQLLVKDGRMSYTDLGKATGLSTSAVHQRVRRLEQRGVIRGYAAVVDSEAVGLPLTAFISVKPFDPSAPDDIAERLGDVPEIEACHSVAGDENYILKVRVATPHELEELLGRLRALAGVSTRTTVVLSTPYEARPPRI
- a CDS encoding SCO1431 family membrane protein, with translation MTAQTATATHTRTGGPETDGPKILEQALGWVLVAVLAMLVTQLGLL
- a CDS encoding TetR/AcrR family transcriptional regulator; translation: MNISEQREVVRPRARGTERSLARRAELISIGRKLFADTSYDALSMDDIARQAHVAKGLIYYYFQSKRGYYLAIIQDSVADLVTFAASGLELPQVDRVQRTIDGYLRYAEHNQSAYRTIVSGGVGFDTEVHGIRDGVRAAIVATIAEGAYGLGEVPPLPRMALLAWVCSVEGATLEWIDRPDLTREVMVELLVKTLGGALHAIEDLDPAFPAPKPTRREG